From the Leucobacter tenebrionis genome, one window contains:
- a CDS encoding pyridoxal phosphate-dependent aminotransferase, with amino-acid sequence MRLITQSSKLTGVRYDVRGPILQEAERLEREGHRILKLNIGNPAPFGFEAPPEIVDELRRILPSAQGYSDSRGIPAAREAVARYYTEEGVAGVGPDDVFIGNGVSEMISLVLQALVDDGDEVLVPAPDYPLWTAQVTLSGGLAVHYPCDESNGWMPDLEAIERLITPRTKGIVLINPNNPTGAVYSAGLVRGFAQLAERHGLVLMADEIYERILYDGAVHEHAALHVRETLCLTFSGLSKAQRVAGYRSGWMAVSGDRSLARDFLEGLTLLANMRMCASVPAQYAIPVALAAESNWSGITELCAPRGRLREQRDTAHRLLAEIPGVTCERPGGAMYLFPRLDPEVYRIDDDQAFVIDLLRATRVLVTNGRGFNLPTTDHLRFVTLPSVPVLTEAIGRIAEYLETRRAG; translated from the coding sequence GTGCGCCTCATCACCCAGTCCAGCAAGCTCACTGGTGTGCGTTACGACGTGCGCGGGCCGATCCTGCAGGAGGCGGAACGCCTCGAGCGAGAGGGGCATCGGATCCTCAAGCTCAACATCGGCAATCCCGCTCCGTTCGGTTTCGAGGCTCCCCCCGAGATCGTCGACGAGCTGCGCCGGATCCTGCCCTCCGCCCAGGGGTACAGCGACTCGCGGGGCATCCCGGCTGCCCGCGAGGCCGTCGCCCGCTACTACACCGAGGAGGGCGTCGCCGGCGTCGGGCCGGATGATGTGTTCATCGGCAACGGTGTGAGCGAGATGATCTCCCTCGTGCTGCAGGCGCTGGTCGACGACGGTGACGAGGTGCTCGTCCCCGCGCCGGACTACCCGCTCTGGACAGCCCAGGTCACCCTCTCGGGCGGCCTCGCCGTGCACTACCCCTGTGACGAGTCGAACGGGTGGATGCCCGATCTCGAGGCGATCGAGCGGCTCATCACGCCGCGCACCAAGGGCATCGTGCTCATCAATCCCAACAACCCGACCGGCGCCGTCTATTCGGCGGGGCTGGTGCGGGGGTTCGCGCAGCTCGCCGAGCGCCACGGCCTCGTGCTCATGGCCGACGAGATCTACGAGCGCATCCTCTACGACGGCGCGGTGCACGAGCATGCGGCGCTGCACGTGCGAGAGACGCTCTGCCTCACGTTCAGCGGGCTGTCGAAGGCGCAGCGGGTGGCCGGTTACCGCTCGGGGTGGATGGCCGTGTCGGGGGATCGCTCGCTCGCGCGGGACTTCCTCGAGGGTCTCACCCTGCTCGCCAACATGCGGATGTGCGCGAGCGTGCCCGCGCAGTACGCGATCCCGGTGGCGCTCGCGGCCGAGTCGAACTGGTCGGGCATCACGGAGCTGTGCGCCCCCCGCGGGCGATTGCGGGAGCAGCGCGATACGGCGCATCGGCTGCTCGCGGAGATCCCCGGGGTGACCTGCGAGCGGCCCGGGGGAGCGATGTACCTGTTTCCGAGGCTCGATCCCGAGGTCTACCGGATCGACGACGACCAGGCGTTCGTGATCGATCTGCTGCGCGCGACTCGGGTGCTCGTGACGAACGGGCGAGGCTTCAACCTGCCCACGACGGATCATCTGCGATTCGTGACGCTGCCGTCGGTGCCGGTGCTGACCGAGGCGATCGGGCGCATCGCGGAGTATCTCGAGACGAGGCGGGCGGGGTGA
- the nrdI gene encoding class Ib ribonucleoside-diphosphate reductase assembly flavoprotein NrdI, whose translation MTDLVYFSSVSGNTHRFVQKLDRPALRIPLYPREEPLVVSEPYVLLVPTYGGGPETRAVPKQVIRFLNDERNRKLLRGVMAAGNTNFGEAYGIAGDIIARKCQVPFLYRFELFGTPDDVTAVQEGLEQFWALQ comes from the coding sequence ATGACCGACCTGGTGTACTTCTCCAGCGTCTCGGGCAACACGCATCGTTTCGTCCAGAAGCTCGATCGCCCGGCTCTGCGCATTCCCCTGTACCCGCGCGAGGAGCCGCTCGTGGTCTCCGAGCCGTATGTGCTGCTCGTTCCCACTTACGGCGGCGGGCCCGAGACGCGGGCCGTGCCCAAGCAGGTGATCCGCTTTCTGAACGACGAGCGCAATCGCAAGCTGCTGCGCGGTGTGATGGCGGCCGGCAACACCAACTTCGGTGAGGCCTACGGGATCGCGGGCGACATCATCGCCCGGAAGTGCCAGGTGCCCTTCCTCTATCGATTCGAACTCTTTGGAACCCCGGACGACGTCACAGCCGTCCAAGAAGGATTGGAACAGTTTTGGGCTCTGCAGTAA
- the nrdH gene encoding glutaredoxin-like protein NrdH, producing the protein MAITVYTKPSCVQCTATYRALDSKGIEYDVLDLSQDEAALETVKELGYLQAPVVVTDDEHWSGFRPDKISELAGRLA; encoded by the coding sequence ATGGCCATCACGGTGTACACCAAGCCGTCGTGCGTGCAGTGCACGGCGACCTATCGGGCGCTCGACAGCAAGGGGATCGAGTACGACGTGCTCGACCTCTCGCAGGACGAGGCGGCGCTGGAAACGGTGAAGGAGCTCGGCTACCTCCAGGCTCCCGTGGTGGTGACCGACGACGAGCACTGGTCGGGCTTCCGCCCCGACAAGATCTCGGAGCTCGCCGGGCGCCTCGCGTAA
- the nrdF gene encoding class 1b ribonucleoside-diphosphate reductase subunit beta encodes MNFKLGHVVQAINWNRIEDDKDLEVWNRLVNNFWLPEKVPLSNDVQSWATLTDAEKLLTMRVFTGLTLLDTIQGTVGAVSLIPDAITPHEEAVYTNIAFMESVHAKSYSSIFSTLCSTKEIDDAFRWSVENPNLQKKAQIIVDYYEGDDPLKRKVASTLLESFLFYSGFYLPMYWSSHAKLTNTADLIRLIIRDEAVHGYYIGYKFQKGLENETEERRQELKDYTFSLLYDLYENEVKYTADLYDPVGLTEDVKKFLHYNANKALMNLGYEPMFPKEMTDVNPAILSSLSPNADENHDFFSGSGSSYVIGKAVATEDEDWDF; translated from the coding sequence ATGAACTTCAAGCTGGGCCACGTGGTGCAGGCGATCAACTGGAACCGCATCGAGGACGACAAGGACCTCGAGGTCTGGAACCGTCTCGTGAACAACTTCTGGCTGCCCGAGAAGGTGCCGCTGTCGAACGACGTGCAGTCGTGGGCGACGCTCACCGACGCCGAGAAGCTGCTCACCATGCGCGTGTTCACCGGCCTCACCCTGCTCGACACCATCCAGGGCACCGTGGGTGCGGTCTCGCTGATCCCCGATGCGATCACCCCGCACGAAGAAGCGGTGTACACCAATATCGCCTTCATGGAGTCGGTGCACGCGAAGAGCTACTCGTCGATCTTCTCGACGCTGTGCTCGACGAAGGAGATCGACGACGCCTTCCGCTGGTCGGTCGAGAACCCGAACCTGCAGAAGAAGGCTCAGATCATCGTCGATTACTACGAGGGCGACGATCCCCTGAAGCGCAAGGTCGCGTCGACGCTGCTCGAGTCGTTCCTGTTCTACTCGGGCTTCTACCTGCCAATGTACTGGTCCTCGCACGCCAAGCTGACCAACACGGCAGACCTGATCCGCCTCATCATCCGCGACGAGGCCGTGCACGGCTACTACATCGGCTACAAGTTCCAGAAGGGGCTTGAGAACGAGACCGAGGAGCGCCGCCAGGAGCTCAAGGACTACACGTTCTCGCTGCTCTACGACCTCTACGAGAACGAGGTCAAGTACACCGCCGACCTCTACGACCCCGTCGGGCTCACCGAGGACGTCAAGAAGTTCCTGCACTACAACGCGAACAAGGCGCTCATGAATCTCGGCTACGAGCCGATGTTCCCCAAGGAGATGACGGACGTCAACCCGGCGATCCTGTCGTCGCTGTCGCCGAACGCGGATGAGAACCACGACTTCTTCTCGGGCTCGGGATCGAGCTACGTGATCGGCAAGGCCGTCGCCACCGAAGACGAGGACTGGGACTTCTAG
- the nrdE gene encoding class 1b ribonucleoside-diphosphate reductase subunit alpha: protein MDYHSLNAMLNLYDADGKIQFDKDREAARQYFLQHVNQNMVFFHNFEERMRYLLDNDYYERELIEQYSFDFIEKLRDEAFAMKFRFPTFLGAFKFFTSYALKTFDGKRYLERFEDRVVMVALGLAQGDEELARGYVREIISGRFQPATPTFLNLGKAQRGELVSCFLLRIEDNMESISRGINSSLQLSKRGGGVALSLSNIREAGAPIKKIENQSSGIIPVMKLLEDSFSYANQLGARQGAGAVYLSAHHPDIMKFLDTKRENADEKIRIKTLSLGVVVPDITFELAKKNEDMYLFSPYDVERIYGVPFGDIALSEKYYEMVDDARIKKTKISARHFFQTIAELQFESGYPYIVFEDTVNRANPIKGRINMSNLCSEILQVNTPTTYNEDLSYDAIGKDISCNLGSMNIAMMMDGEHFGKSVELSIRALTAVSDMSHISSVRSVEDGNEKSHAIGLGQMNLHGYLARERVHYGSEEGIDFTNIYFYTILFHALQASNTIARERGTSFDGFADSKYASGEFFDKYTEQVWEPATERVRELFANANIAIPTQQDWRELKAKVMEHGLYNQNLQAVPPTGSISYINNSTSSIHPIASKIEIRKEGKLGRVYYPAPFLTNDNLEYYEDAYEIGPEKIIDTYAAATQHVDQGLSLTLFFKDTATTRDINKAQIYAWRKGIKTIYYIRLRQLALEGTDMSECVSCML, encoded by the coding sequence ATGGATTACCACTCGCTGAACGCGATGCTCAACCTGTACGACGCCGACGGCAAGATCCAGTTCGACAAGGATCGCGAGGCCGCGCGCCAGTACTTCCTGCAGCACGTCAACCAGAACATGGTGTTCTTCCACAACTTCGAAGAGCGCATGCGCTACCTGCTCGACAACGACTACTACGAGCGCGAGCTCATCGAGCAGTACTCGTTCGACTTCATCGAGAAGCTGCGCGACGAGGCGTTCGCCATGAAGTTCCGCTTCCCGACGTTCCTCGGCGCTTTCAAGTTCTTCACCTCCTACGCCCTCAAGACGTTCGACGGCAAGCGCTACCTCGAGCGCTTCGAGGACCGTGTGGTGATGGTCGCGCTCGGCCTCGCCCAGGGCGACGAGGAGCTCGCCCGAGGGTACGTGCGCGAGATCATCTCCGGTCGTTTCCAGCCGGCGACGCCCACCTTCCTGAACCTGGGCAAGGCGCAGCGCGGCGAGCTGGTGTCGTGCTTCCTGCTGCGCATCGAAGACAACATGGAGTCGATCTCCCGCGGCATCAACTCCTCGCTGCAGCTCTCGAAGCGCGGCGGCGGCGTCGCGCTCTCCCTGTCGAACATCCGCGAGGCCGGTGCTCCGATCAAGAAGATCGAGAACCAGTCTTCGGGCATCATCCCCGTGATGAAGCTGCTCGAAGACAGCTTCAGCTACGCGAATCAGCTCGGCGCGCGCCAGGGCGCCGGCGCCGTCTACCTGTCGGCCCACCACCCCGACATCATGAAGTTCCTCGACACCAAGCGCGAGAACGCCGACGAGAAGATCCGCATCAAGACGCTCTCGCTGGGTGTGGTCGTGCCCGACATCACCTTCGAGCTCGCCAAGAAGAACGAGGACATGTACCTGTTCTCGCCCTACGACGTCGAGCGCATCTACGGCGTGCCCTTCGGCGACATCGCGCTCTCCGAGAAGTACTACGAGATGGTCGACGATGCCCGCATCAAGAAGACCAAGATCAGTGCCCGTCACTTCTTCCAGACCATCGCCGAGCTGCAGTTCGAGTCGGGGTACCCCTACATCGTGTTCGAGGACACGGTGAACCGGGCCAACCCGATCAAGGGCCGCATCAATATGTCGAACCTCTGCTCCGAGATCCTGCAGGTCAACACCCCGACCACCTACAACGAAGATCTCAGCTACGACGCGATCGGCAAGGACATCAGCTGCAACCTGGGCTCGATGAACATCGCCATGATGATGGACGGCGAGCACTTCGGCAAGAGCGTCGAGCTGTCGATCCGCGCGCTCACCGCGGTGAGCGATATGAGCCACATCTCGTCGGTGCGCTCGGTCGAGGACGGCAACGAGAAGTCCCACGCCATCGGCCTCGGCCAGATGAACCTGCACGGCTACCTGGCGCGCGAGCGCGTGCACTACGGCAGCGAAGAGGGCATCGACTTCACGAACATCTACTTCTACACGATCCTCTTCCACGCCCTGCAAGCGTCGAACACGATCGCGCGCGAGCGCGGCACGAGCTTCGACGGCTTCGCCGACTCGAAGTACGCCTCGGGCGAGTTCTTCGACAAGTACACCGAGCAGGTGTGGGAGCCCGCGACCGAGCGGGTGCGCGAGCTGTTCGCGAACGCGAACATCGCGATCCCCACGCAGCAGGACTGGCGCGAGCTCAAGGCGAAGGTCATGGAGCACGGTCTGTACAACCAGAACCTCCAGGCTGTGCCGCCCACCGGCTCGATCTCGTACATCAACAATTCGACCTCGTCGATCCACCCGATCGCCTCGAAGATCGAGATCCGCAAGGAGGGCAAGCTGGGTCGCGTGTACTACCCGGCGCCGTTCCTCACGAACGACAACCTCGAGTACTACGAGGACGCCTACGAGATCGGCCCCGAGAAGATCATCGACACGTACGCCGCTGCGACGCAGCACGTCGACCAGGGGCTGTCGCTGACGCTGTTCTTCAAGGACACCGCGACGACTCGCGACATCAACAAGGCGCAGATCTACGCATGGCGCAAGGGCATCAAGACGATCTACTACATCCGCCTGCGTCAGCTCGCGCTCGAGGGCACCGACATGTCCGAGTGCGTCAGCTGCATGCTGTGA
- a CDS encoding MFS transporter — protein MSEQDIQQSSRSQRLRAVGGSVVGTALEWYDFFLYGTAAALVFNQLFFPSVDPLTGTLLAFGSFAVGFIARPVGAVVFGNYGDRIGRKKVLVITLIIMGIATVLIGLVPTYETLGIFAPILLTVLRFAQGFGLGGEWGGAVLMSLEHGDPKRRGLSASWPQIGVPLGLLLANGVLAVMTAITTDEQFMAWGWRVPFLLSILLVGIGMWIRLHVTESPEFEKVATSGIRVKLPIVEVLRTQRRELLISTGARIGTDVAFYIYVLFIVTYLTQMVSMDQSIALLAVLVSAAAMLLFIPAFGALSDRVGRRPVYLAGAVGALVWVFAFFPLLDTQNVPLILLADFIGMLCWAAMYGPLAAFTTELFPAQVRYSGASLGYQLAGILGGAFAPIIAVALYGRFQSWVAIAIYVSAMLLITIISVAVARESAGKNPTTPTSAIMEDRP, from the coding sequence ATGAGCGAACAGGATATTCAGCAAAGCTCACGGTCTCAGCGCCTTCGCGCGGTCGGGGGTAGCGTGGTCGGCACAGCGCTGGAATGGTACGACTTCTTCCTCTACGGAACCGCTGCAGCACTGGTGTTCAACCAGCTCTTCTTCCCCTCGGTCGACCCGCTCACTGGCACCTTGCTCGCCTTCGGTAGCTTCGCCGTCGGGTTCATCGCAAGGCCCGTCGGCGCGGTGGTATTCGGCAACTACGGTGACCGGATTGGTCGCAAGAAGGTGCTGGTGATCACCTTGATCATCATGGGTATTGCCACCGTGCTGATCGGCCTGGTGCCGACCTATGAGACTCTGGGTATTTTCGCCCCCATTCTGCTCACCGTCCTCCGATTCGCGCAGGGGTTCGGTCTTGGTGGCGAGTGGGGCGGAGCCGTCCTGATGTCGCTCGAACATGGCGACCCCAAACGTCGAGGTCTCTCCGCGAGCTGGCCGCAAATCGGAGTCCCACTCGGACTCTTGCTGGCAAATGGCGTGCTTGCGGTCATGACTGCGATCACCACGGATGAGCAGTTCATGGCGTGGGGATGGCGAGTGCCGTTCCTTCTTAGTATTTTGCTCGTCGGGATCGGGATGTGGATCCGCCTGCACGTGACAGAGTCGCCCGAGTTCGAGAAGGTCGCTACGAGCGGTATCCGGGTGAAGCTCCCGATCGTGGAGGTACTTCGCACGCAGCGGCGTGAACTCCTGATCTCCACCGGCGCACGTATCGGCACCGATGTTGCGTTCTACATCTACGTCCTGTTTATCGTCACGTATTTGACGCAAATGGTCAGCATGGATCAGTCCATCGCACTCCTCGCCGTCCTCGTTAGCGCGGCAGCCATGCTGCTTTTCATTCCAGCATTCGGAGCGTTGTCGGACCGTGTCGGACGTCGCCCTGTGTATCTGGCAGGTGCGGTGGGCGCGCTCGTCTGGGTGTTTGCATTCTTCCCGCTGCTTGATACCCAGAACGTGCCATTGATTCTGCTCGCAGACTTTATCGGAATGCTGTGCTGGGCAGCCATGTACGGTCCGCTCGCGGCATTTACCACCGAACTTTTCCCAGCCCAGGTGCGCTACTCGGGTGCATCGCTCGGATACCAGCTGGCGGGGATTCTCGGTGGTGCGTTTGCTCCCATCATCGCGGTCGCGCTGTACGGCAGGTTCCAGAGCTGGGTAGCAATCGCTATCTACGTGAGCGCGATGCTGCTGATCACTATCATTTCTGTCGCAGTCGCGCGGGAGTCGGCAGGAAAGAACCCCACTACCCCAACTTCGGCGATTATGGAGGACCGACCTTGA
- the rlmH gene encoding 23S rRNA (pseudouridine(1915)-N(3))-methyltransferase RlmH, translating into MTIRILAVGKRHESWVAEGIDRYEKRLRKPFDARWQLLPHSSREGDAARAEESERILAKVDRDAYLVLLDERGRNVESPVLASKLQGAFDAGRAVTVVIGGAYGVADRVRERADFVWSLSKLVFPHQLVRLILAEQLYRAQEISAGRPYHHV; encoded by the coding sequence GTGACGATCAGGATCCTCGCCGTCGGAAAACGCCACGAGTCGTGGGTCGCCGAGGGTATCGACCGCTACGAGAAGCGTCTGCGCAAGCCGTTCGACGCGAGATGGCAGCTGCTGCCGCACTCCTCCCGCGAGGGGGATGCCGCTCGCGCGGAGGAATCCGAGCGCATTCTCGCGAAGGTGGATCGCGACGCCTACCTGGTGCTGCTCGACGAGCGCGGGCGCAATGTGGAGTCGCCGGTGCTCGCCTCGAAGCTGCAGGGAGCATTCGACGCGGGTCGGGCGGTGACGGTGGTCATCGGGGGCGCGTACGGGGTGGCGGATCGCGTGCGCGAGCGCGCCGACTTCGTGTGGAGCCTGTCGAAGCTGGTATTCCCGCACCAGCTCGTGCGTCTGATCCTCGCCGAGCAGCTGTACCGGGCGCAGGAGATCTCGGCCGGACGGCCGTATCACCACGTGTAG
- a CDS encoding LysR family transcriptional regulator, whose translation MFDVQQLITFDAVVREGTFAAAARSLGYTQPGISQQIRALEDRLGAALFVRAGRTLQLTNEGETLAEQAPVLLAALQSAQERVNAVTRLRRGSVRVCAFPSANAALLPPAISHLRSAQLGIEIELFEAEPPESLNGLSQGIYDVVISFHYADGSTPEEHQSEDHDTITVPLLSEPLLLFMNDSHSLTRRQKISLSELSSERWIAGCVRCRQAFIDACAAEGFNPKVDIATDDNLAVQSYVVSGLGLALMPRMVQSVVKLPRLRTRQVSPERVRLVTATFLRSNASSPAVQHLISSLQWAAERLSQGAET comes from the coding sequence ATGTTCGACGTGCAGCAACTGATCACTTTCGACGCAGTCGTGCGCGAGGGCACCTTCGCCGCTGCCGCCAGGTCCCTCGGGTACACGCAACCGGGGATCAGCCAACAGATCCGGGCCTTGGAGGACCGGCTGGGAGCCGCACTGTTCGTACGGGCGGGTCGCACATTGCAACTCACCAACGAAGGCGAAACCCTCGCGGAACAAGCCCCCGTACTTTTGGCCGCGCTGCAGTCTGCCCAGGAGCGTGTCAACGCCGTGACCCGACTACGTCGCGGCTCAGTGCGCGTATGTGCGTTTCCGAGCGCAAACGCAGCGCTCTTGCCTCCGGCGATCTCACATTTGCGCTCCGCGCAGCTGGGGATCGAGATTGAGCTCTTCGAGGCGGAGCCTCCGGAATCTCTTAACGGACTCAGCCAGGGTATCTACGACGTAGTGATTTCGTTCCACTACGCCGACGGGTCAACACCGGAAGAGCACCAAAGCGAAGATCATGACACGATAACCGTGCCGCTTCTTTCGGAGCCGCTCCTGCTCTTCATGAACGACTCCCACTCACTCACCCGCAGGCAGAAGATCTCCCTCAGCGAACTCAGCAGCGAAAGATGGATCGCTGGATGCGTGAGGTGCCGTCAGGCGTTCATAGACGCCTGCGCCGCAGAAGGGTTCAACCCGAAGGTCGATATCGCCACTGACGACAACCTCGCCGTCCAGAGCTATGTCGTTTCGGGGCTGGGACTCGCCCTCATGCCACGCATGGTGCAGTCAGTGGTGAAGCTCCCCCGACTCAGAACCCGCCAAGTGTCCCCCGAGCGGGTCAGACTCGTTACAGCCACCTTTCTGCGATCGAATGCTTCATCACCGGCCGTCCAGCACTTGATCTCCTCTCTGCAGTGGGCTGCAGAGCGTCTTTCTCAAGGTGCAGAAACATAA
- a CDS encoding amidohydrolase family protein, with amino-acid sequence MWDESYEAGHFGPQHGRLLIRNLRGVVTGRLGDQVREVETVLIENGRIIEFGGAADAADVVVDAQGAVAIPGLFDTHTHFAIGDFNPKQNAIGFIESYMHGGVTSMMSAGEVHFPGRPMDRDGVKAVAVAAARSFELNRPGGVRIHGGSLMTGPYMEESDYAELAAMGIWLMKVGFGGFDKPKDAVPHVRWAQEAGFLVMSHSGGASSVPGIAPITVDDLLAMDPDIAGHINGGTTSLPDADVERLVKESRAALQLVQAGNLSASLKIRELAAENDGLSRIILGSDTPSGTGVMPMAIIKTIAELSSIGRIDPTEVIAYATGNAGRVLRREEGILEEGRPADLVLLQEPTGGSQDHPLKSIARGDIPGIAGVIIDGQIRAQRSRNSPAPSRLITVRSSAA; translated from the coding sequence ATGTGGGATGAGAGCTATGAGGCGGGCCACTTCGGCCCGCAACACGGACGACTGCTGATCCGAAACCTTCGCGGTGTCGTCACGGGGCGCCTTGGAGACCAGGTGCGCGAGGTCGAAACGGTGCTGATCGAAAACGGTCGCATTATCGAGTTCGGGGGAGCGGCGGACGCTGCCGACGTGGTGGTCGATGCGCAGGGAGCGGTAGCGATCCCAGGTCTCTTTGACACTCACACCCATTTCGCGATCGGGGACTTCAATCCCAAGCAGAACGCAATCGGATTCATCGAGAGCTATATGCACGGTGGTGTGACCTCCATGATGTCGGCGGGTGAGGTGCATTTCCCCGGGCGGCCCATGGATCGGGACGGCGTGAAGGCGGTTGCGGTCGCCGCAGCACGATCGTTTGAACTGAACCGACCCGGCGGCGTCAGAATCCATGGTGGTTCCCTGATGACGGGTCCGTACATGGAGGAATCTGACTACGCTGAGCTCGCGGCAATGGGTATTTGGCTGATGAAGGTCGGTTTCGGCGGCTTTGACAAGCCCAAAGACGCTGTGCCGCATGTGCGGTGGGCGCAGGAAGCAGGCTTCCTCGTGATGTCACACTCGGGAGGGGCTTCGTCAGTGCCGGGCATCGCGCCGATCACCGTTGACGATCTGCTTGCCATGGACCCTGACATTGCAGGACACATCAACGGTGGCACGACAAGTCTCCCCGATGCGGACGTGGAGCGGCTCGTCAAGGAGTCCCGCGCAGCGCTGCAGCTCGTCCAGGCGGGGAACCTCTCAGCAAGTCTCAAGATCCGCGAGCTCGCCGCCGAGAATGACGGCCTTTCACGCATCATTCTCGGATCGGATACCCCGTCAGGCACGGGAGTTATGCCCATGGCCATCATCAAGACGATCGCCGAGCTCTCCTCGATTGGCCGCATCGATCCGACCGAAGTGATCGCTTACGCCACCGGAAACGCCGGCCGCGTGCTCCGCCGAGAGGAGGGCATCCTCGAAGAGGGGCGTCCCGCAGACCTGGTGCTGCTGCAGGAGCCGACCGGAGGTTCGCAGGACCACCCGCTGAAGTCCATCGCTCGTGGCGACATCCCCGGTATCGCAGGAGTCATCATCGACGGGCAAATTCGCGCCCAGCGCAGCCGCAACTCGCCGGCGCCCTCCCGCCTGATCACGGTGCGCTCTTCGGCCGCATAG
- a CDS encoding RidA family protein, translated as MTQLTHLEISQKLETFGYPLPEVQAPLAAYTPALQAGNFVFTSGQLPLVDGVLEATGKVGAGGIDPEQAARLAARCAVNALAALVSAIGDLGRVKRVAKLVGFVASDPSFTEQSLVIDGASRLLHDVLGEAGVHARSAVGVATLPKDSPVEVELIVELHDEI; from the coding sequence TTGACCCAGCTCACTCACCTAGAGATTAGCCAGAAGCTCGAAACCTTCGGGTATCCGCTACCCGAAGTGCAGGCTCCTCTCGCAGCCTATACACCTGCGCTTCAAGCGGGTAACTTCGTGTTCACCTCAGGCCAGCTGCCCCTCGTTGACGGCGTCCTCGAAGCGACTGGAAAGGTCGGGGCAGGGGGGATCGATCCCGAGCAGGCTGCGAGGCTTGCCGCGCGATGCGCTGTGAACGCTCTTGCGGCACTTGTCAGCGCCATCGGAGACCTGGGCCGTGTGAAGCGCGTAGCAAAACTTGTCGGCTTCGTGGCAAGTGACCCGTCGTTTACCGAGCAATCTCTGGTGATCGATGGAGCAAGTCGGCTCCTGCACGATGTGCTCGGCGAAGCAGGCGTGCACGCACGATCTGCGGTCGGCGTGGCAACCTTGCCGAAGGACAGTCCGGTCGAGGTAGAGCTGATCGTCGAACTGCACGACGAAATATAA